A window from Pangasianodon hypophthalmus isolate fPanHyp1 chromosome 16, fPanHyp1.pri, whole genome shotgun sequence encodes these proteins:
- the si:dkey-151g10.3 gene encoding serine/threonine-protein kinase WNK1 isoform X1 — MATDPGEPTSTEESSGEKPDGERDEENEWTGHQSASQRECRTTERAARHEEASGAKAAEVGREEGEVGEAREQASQPKRENKRFFRKSVELCEKDELVEEEEGLHSVPHPELHASDSVFSAGTQHVPTDGAHGGGLDLEKGAPSVPRLKGKERESEQEEEAEMKAVATSPGGRFLKFDIELGRGAFKTVYKGLDTETWVEVAWCELQDGKLTKAEQQRFKEEAEMLKGLQHPNIVRFYDFWESTLRGKKCIVLVTELMTSGTLKTYLKRFKVMKPKVLRSWCRQILKGLHFLHTRTPPIVHRDLKCDNIFITGPTGSVKIGDLGLATLMRTSFAKSVIGTPEFMAPEMYEEHYDESVDVYAFGMCMLEMATSEYPYSECQNAAQIYRKVTSGIKPASFDKVNDPEIKEIIEGCIRQNRGERLSIKDLLNHAFFGEDTGVRVELAEEDTGTQDCLALRIWVEEPKKLKGKHKDNEAIEFSYNLENDSAEEVALEMVKSGFFHESDAKVVGKSIRDRITQIKKSRATRQRRALEERRDSGLASASLTTSFISFPSSLGPGAPAVPTAASVGVTGGHREGEDLPEVEQNSRQQIPISNAQGPIETDNLSAISGESFAGTQSQPYSSAGDSGISFANTQSSYPTGTSSLSPYPTDITQTALPRPGEAVTSHASLVQTQSYLTPISPQASIGILSAEPIGSSLSNLMPQTKQTQHNVPPLPQTEILPQQTVVQTQQIVLDLQTTLLQQQPPPPPPSQQQAVALQQMEQGILMQQPPTSAGIPPQQIENPQLVLQEQQLQSSVTQQQYIPHHQQQILVHPQQIDPQQQVYTQQAVGIPKPQQSVLQQQVQQKASIQQHSIEHQQQEPQLLLQQHHQQLYVPSQAEPQKSAMMQSTPQQLPLAEQQQAVHGIQQFEQQKPHKIYSQQQQIEQQEIHIQKQQQNSAVTQQNPQLLQQVQQQQAILQQAEEQQQRQTLLQQHLEQQDALLLQQQILLHQQQFERQSLLQQNQPQLEQMSMLIPQQQTEQQPQHVEQEALLQKQMEQQQKQAFLQQQQQQVQLLQQQQQLEQKQVLLQKQHQMDHQQGLQQQQHFEQQQQSILRHISQSPLTQSQMQQQSEQQAFQPQIDQQQHMLVQQQRELQMQQQTLVQHQQQNTEPQQALPKRHQEKEQQALFLQEQHLDQQAVALETVQQQQHALIEQHDQQQRQQQAVFLQQQQLSQQVPIRQHHSGQQQTVSLESIQQQQGLLSQQQDQQLQQQALFLQQSSQQVALGQNHSGQQQAVTLETVQQQVLFKQQQDQQHLQQQALFVQQQQRQSNQHVAPGKHHSGQQQAVAFEIVQQQKQNLPKQQHDQQHALFLQQRQQLDQQVAPGQQHSRQQQAIGLETVQQQQQQQVLLQHEQQQQQALLLQQPLQSHQSTTQHKVEQHQQEFVQQQTVLSGQQDGISVVESQVTTVAQSASQMVTSQISSQLHTPVHIDQHAPNLSAPQTQGPIQQKQGDVTQINGQIPLQTQSLLAPQSIIPSLAQPNTIQLKSPQALPAPLQRQDSAQPQVQAQTYVPNEAQAQMIIHGQNLPAQVMPHQTITPVLCQVPAIPPSSQISSQIQSQVQAPSALLTMQYLQAPQLSQHTIQPMQIDFTQMCLVSPVTVASTITVSSGTVVPATVTTTQQYLRQTGQAQNQVQAQTQPTLQGQQQPGGITIQTVMQPMPLMQPQVSQQYEQQTQQVQQVQQQPVQLQVQAQILSSVQQPPPSHQTAVALDLNQQPSPLPSALHSVVPSHDLPRQPCQTQVRTAALYSHVVAGLPPSPQHQAQSILLAHTRSQTCTQSQTHTHIQKHVQSQAHSHTDIYTETAGTSVQPLYPQVPLQPLQISSSPSHTSLNTTNLSGSQLAPTASEVPVPAEAQLSQAGLTDIVPTYLPPVSASQLPGSNGTALPPNLLADCDPALSGIAQGSPNQSTNRHSLVGSALVSREESQLALVNGKLEKIKTQRRSSYQRPERTTHFQLSMLQVSNTGDNMVECQLETHSNKMVTFKFDMEEDAPEDIADYMVEEDFVLESEKEKFVEDLRAIVKKAQEIFSTQSKTGSTEQLHVSTPSSSTVDSAPQSSPVGRWRFFINQTIRHRDSQSNREASTPSPAGECQGQIEQASDHEDSQQSDSLSGVHFSPCSSLPMSSVPPSTVSVQASGSSVSIPGTDALDSTSSIPPIFHMSPGDAVIQDIAAATQPGSVKGSATTIQATVPNQTSSIHVVGFPVADHVYTFASSKEMNMGSSFGIGSEDAAAIVHSMPEDQKPLSGSLAQSTLSSCTLNHGEQVQQLQQLPHMPTMQKPEILQQGLQSQPLTEAYSVQLPQGNTDQSQMQQQLLLQQQHLLQTKPMATVSQYTAHDKRSSAAEQNIQPCQAEHPASHFHPVQQSILQQIPYQQGQSEPPLEPLGQQSVHLQSHASLEQMQLHGVVQQQAVPLQQETVLHPKALTVQSQQKLETQEPLLHRAQAQSLISNQVPPEETQPLPKLEQVPQPAFLLVQKQLSVQELESELSTGQVTATDDTFSQSAPLQPLSEASLPPLSLSETALPALAHVLSPSPAQPSSVAESDSEGPPKIEFVDNRIKTLDEKLRNLLYQEHSGSGATISTHTPDLAPSSATGAASARGEESSESHTLPPSTFTLPPACSSDTSPHSSSCTTSSTTSRSSSTSSDRERERTGEDCIAQSAPTPATAVEHQPASSFSSTSPPCSLLSPPQETVPGPISPPSESTVLAVPSPSDSAAVDVLQHSFSQQSLAPSARQQQQQQPQHNAGGGYFGLNLTCPSIRNPVSKKSWTRKFKSWACKLRHSTSLFKKPRVQQDENSSSQGMKEDRETPSNTQPCLHRGRFQVTPVTQPEDPTPTADVASNHRNVPKTVGRFSIIKAEEKEEQLTDSSPVSPDLEKDRRKTKAKDGEKDESTIPVGYHHPPRSHTHSPTGSSDDESEVEDEDLRRELQKLREKHIKEVVSLQAQQKQELQELYRQLRSLKDRYQPPSSPATSLAISPRRPRPSKPKPRPRPHSHTDNNGVTHQGSLQQSSSYSGEEPNRLHSYCKPEKTASLISKTAQDSSNRENTFTDKLHKLVDDWTKEAIGPAIPKPSLNQLKQIQQVQDLGGWNQLTEASPAAWFPTTSLNPRSTPVSASSTGGHTVPACTQSSLPPVSQQSLHMQTQSFQQLQYGQSSMPVSSVPTSLAPHSTPSCTSMPAPPTTIASTSTASVYSCSSTNA, encoded by the exons GATGGGAAGCTGACCAAGGCTGAGCAGCAGCGCTTCAAAGAGGAAGCCGAGATGCTAAAGGGCCTACAGCACCCCAACATCGTGCGCTTCTATGACTTCTGGGAGTCGACTCTCAGAGGAAAGAAGTGCATCGTTCTTGTCACAGAGCTCATGACCTCTGGAACACTAAAAAC GTACCTGAAGCGCTTTAAGGTTATGAAGCCGAAGGTGTTGCGCAGCTGGTGCAGGCAAATCCTGAAAGGCCTACATTTCCTGCATACACGTACACCGCCCATTGTACACCGTGACTTAAAGTGTGACAACATCTTTATCACAGGCCCCACAGGCTCAGTGAAGATTGGAGACCTTGGCCTGGCCACGCTCATGAGGACCTCCTTTGCCAAGAGTGTGATCG GTACCCCAGAGTTCATGGCTCCAGAGATGTATGAGGAACACTATGATGAGTCTGTGGATGTCTACGCCTTTGGCATGTGCATGCTTGAGATGGCTACATCTGAATACCCTTATTCTGAGTGTCAAAATGCTGCCCAGATCTACCGCAAGGTCACCAGT GGGATCAAGCCCGCCAGTTTTGATAAAGTGAACGATCCAGAAATTAAGGAGATTATTGAGGGCTGCATTCGGCAGAACCGAGGCGAGCG GCTTTCCATTAAGGACCTGCTGAACCATGCCTTCTTTGGCGAGGACACAGGTGTGCGAGTGGAGCTGGCAGAAGAGGACACGGGCACTCAGGACTGTCTGGCGCTGCGCATTTGGGTGGAGGAGCCTAAAAAACTAAAGGGCAAGCACAAGGACAATGAGGCCATTGAGTTCAGCTACAACTTGGAGAATGACAGCGCAGAGGAAGTGGCATTAGAGATG GTCAAGTCTGGGTTTTTCCATGAGAGTGACGCAAAGGTTGTGGGAAAGTCTATTCGAGACAGGATAACTCAGATTAAAAAGTCCCGCGCAACACGACAACGGCGTGCCCTAGAGGAGAGGCGGGACTCTGGCCTGGCTTCTGCTTCCCTCACCAccagttttatttcttttccctcCTCCCTGGGTCCTGGGGCTCCTGCTGTTCCTACTGCTGCCTCTGTGGGGGTCACTGGGGGGCACAGGGAGGGCGAGGACCTGCCAGAGGTGGAGCAAAACTCTCGACAACAGATCCCCATCAGCAACGCACAAGGTCCCATAG AAACAGACAATCTCTCTGCAATCAGTGGAGAATCATTTGCGGGTACACAGAGCCAGCCCTATTCATCGGCAGGAGACTCTGGAATCTCTTTTGCTAACACTCAGTCCAGCTATCCCACTGGGACATCT TCACTGTCCCCATATCCCACAGACATAACACAAACAGCACTCCCCCGGCCAGGAGAGGCAGTTACTTCTCATGCTTCTCTTGTACAGACACAGTCATACTTAACCCCCATTTCACCCCAGGCCTCCATTGGCATTCTTTCTGCAGAACCCATAGGATCATCTTTGAGCAACCTGATGCCACAAACTAAACAGACCCAGCATAATGTTCCACCTCTGCCACAGACTGAAATTTTGCCCCAACAAACTGTAGTTCAGACACAACAGATAGTGTTAGATCTGCAGACTACATTGCTgcaacaacaaccaccaccaccaccaccgtcACAACAACAGGCAGTTGCATTACAACAGATGGAGCAAGGCATTTTAATGCAACAGCCTCCTACTTCAGCTGGAATACCACCCCAGCAGATAGAGAATCCACAGTTAGTTTTGCAGGAGCAGCAGCTGCAGTCAAGTGTAACACAGCAGCAATATATACCACACCATCAACAGCAGATTTTGGTGCACCCTCAGCAGATAGACCCACAGCAACAGGTatatacacagcaagctgtgggAATACCtaaaccacagcaatctgtACTTCAACAGCAGGTCCAACAGAAAGCATCCATCCAGCAACATTCAATAGAACATCAGCAGCAGGAACCACAGTTGTTATTGCAACAACACCATCAACAGTTATATGTGCCAAGTCAGGCTGAACCCCAAAAGTCAGCCATGATGCAATCAACTCCTCAGCAGTTACCACTTGCAGAGCAACAACAAGCAGTTCATGGTATACAGCAATTTGAACAGCAGAAACCACACAAAATCTattcacaacaacaacagataGAGCAGCAAGAAATACACattcaaaaacaacagcaaaattcTGCAGTGACACAGCAGAATCCACAGTTGCTGCAGCAAGTACAACAACAGCAGGCTATTTTACAACAGgcagaggagcagcagcagcgacAGACACTATTGCAGCAGCACTTGGAGCAACAAGACGCTCTGTTGCTACAACAGCAAATTCTTTTACACCAACAACAGTTTGAACGGCAGTCTTTATTACAGCAAAATCAACCACAGTTAGAACAAATGAGCATGCTAATACCGCAACAACAGACAGAGCAACAGCCACAACATGTAGAGCAAGAAGCTTTATTGCAAAAGCAGATGGAACAACAGCAAAAGCAAGCTTTTttacagcaacagcagcaacaagtGCAACTCctacaacagcaacagcagttaGAGCAAAAACAGGTTCTTTTGCAAAAGCAGCACCAAATGGATCATCAACAAGgtttacagcagcagcaacacttTGAACAACAGCAGCAGTCTATACTGCGGCACATTTCACAATCTCCACTTACACAATCACAAATGCAGCAACAGTCAGAGCAACAAGCTTTTCAGCCACAGATTGACCAACAGCAGCATATGTTAGTACAACAACAGAGAGAACTACAAATGCAACAGCAGACTCTtgtacaacaccaacaacaaaatACAGAGCCACAGCAGGCACTACCCAAGCGACACCAGGAAAAGGAACAgcaagctttatttttacaAGAGCAACATTTGGACCAGCAAGCAGTTGCTCTTGAGACTGTTCAACAACAGCAGCATGCTCTAATTGAACAGCATGATCAGCAGCAGCGTCAACAGCAAGCTGTATTTTTACAACAGCAACAGTTGAGCCAACAGGTGCCCATTAGGCAACATCACAGTGGACAACAGCAAACTGTTTCTCTTGAGTCtattcagcagcagcagggtCTGCTCAGTCAACAGCAGGATCAGCAGCTTCAACAGCAAGCTTTGTTTTTACAACAGTCAAGCCAACAAGTAGCCCTTGGGCAAAATCACAGTGGACAACAGCAAGCTGTTACTCTTGAGACTGTTCAGCAGCAGGTTCTATTCAAGCAACAGCAGGATCAGCAGCATCTTCAACAGCAAGCTTTGTttgtacaacaacaacaacgacagtcGAACCAACATGTAGCTCCTGGGAAACATCACAGTGGACAACAGCAGGCTGTTGCTTTTGAGATTGTTCAACAGCAAAAGCAGAATCTACCCAAGCAACAGCATGATCAACAGCATGCTTTGTTTTTACAACAGAGACAACAGTTGGACCAACAAGTAGCCCCTGGGCAGCAACACAGTAGGCAACAGCAAGCCATAGGTCTTGAAACTGttcaacaacagcagcagcagcaagttCTACttcagcatgagcagcagcagcagcaagccTTGTTACTACAACAGCCCCTTCAGTCTCACCAAAGCACTACTCAACACAAAGTGGAGCAACACCAGCAAGAATTTGTTCAGCAACAAACTGTTCTCTCTGGGCAGCAAGATGGAATTTCTGTTGTGGAGTCACAGGTAACAACTGTTGCTCAGTCAGCATCACAAATGGTTACCTCCCAAATTTCAAGTCAGTTACACACCCCTGTACACATTGACCAACATGCACCGAATCTGTCAGCACCTCAAACTCAAGGGCCAATACAACAGAAACAAGGTGATGTTACACAAATCAATGGTCAAATACCTTTACAGACCCAAAGTCTCTTAGCACCACAGTCAATAATTCCATCCCTAGCACAGCCTAACACCATCCAGTTGAAGAGTCCTCAAGCACTCCCGGCTCCATTACAGAGGCAGGATTCAGCACAGCCACAAGTACAGGCCCAGACATATGTCCCAAATGAGGCACAGGCTCAAATGATCATACATGGTCAGAATCTTCCAGCTCAAGTTATGCCTCATCAAACCATAACTCCTGTCCTTTGTCAAGTTCCAGCAATACCACCATCATCTCAAATATCGAGCCAAATTCAGTCTCAAGTTCAGGCCCCTTCTGCCTTGCTCACAATGCAGTATCTTCAAGCCCCACAACTCAGCCAACACACCATTCAGCCAATGCAGATTGACTTTACACAAATGTGTCTAGTGTCTCCAGTAACAGTGGCAAGTACAATTACTGTGTCTTCAGGTACTGTAGTTCCTGCTACAGTAACTACCACACAGCAATACTTAAGGCAGACAGGCCAGGCTCAAAATCAAGTCCAAGCACAGACACAGCCTACCCTGCAGGGACAGCAACAGCCAGGTGGCATCACCATTCAGACTGTCATGCAGCCCATGCCCCTTATGCAACCTCAAGTTTCTCAACAGTATGAACAGCAAACACAGCAAGTTCAACAGGTGCAACAGCAGCCAGTACAGCTGCAGGTTCAGGCCCAGATTTTGTCATCTGTTCAGCAACCTCCACCATCCCACCAAACTGCTGTGGCACTAGATCTCAATCAACAGCCATCTCCACTACCATCTGCTTTGCACTCTGTGGTCCCGTCACATGACTTACCAAGGCAACCCTGTCAGACACAAGTTCGGACTGCTGCACTTTACAGTCATGTTGTAGCAGGCCTACCACCTTCCCCACAACACCAGGCTCAGTCAATCTTGCTTGCCCATACTCGCAGCCAGACATGCACTCAGTCACAGACACATACCCACATACAGAAACATGTTCAATCACaggctcactcacacacagacatatacactGAGACTGCAGGCACATCTGTGCAGCCACTGTACCCCCAAGTTCCCCTGCAACCCCTTCAGATATCCTCTAGTCCATCTCATACCTCCCTCAACACTACAAACTTATCAGGCTCCCAGCTTGCTCCCACCGCTTCAGAAGTCCCAGTGCCAGCTGAGGCACAGCTAAGCCAGGCTGGGCTAACTGATATAGTTCCGACTTACCTTCCTCCTGTCAGTGCTTCACAGCTCCCTGGTTCTAATGGCACTGCCCTTCCCCCAAACTTGCTGGCAGACTGTGACCCTGCATTGTCGGGCATTGCACAG GGGAGCCCAAACCAATCTACCAACCGACATTCTTTAGTAGG CTCTGCTCTAGTCAGTAGAGAGGAATCTCAGTTAGCCTTGGTTAATGGAAAGCTGGAGAAAATAAAGACTCAGCGGAGGTCTTCCTACCAACGGCCTGAGAGAACCACTCACTTTCAGCTAAGTATGCTACAG gTGTCAAACACTGGAGACAACATGGTGGAGTGCCAGCTCGAAACTCACAGTAACAAGATGGTCACGTTCAAGTTTGATATGGAGGAAGATGCACCTGAAGATATAGCAGATTACATG GTGGAAGAGGACTTTGTCCTTgaatcagagaaagaaaaatttgtAGAGGACTTGAGGGCTATAGTGAAGAAAGCCCAGGAGATCTTTAGCACTCAGTCAAAG ACTGGGTCCACAGAGCAGCTACATGTAAGCACACCATCAAGTTCAACAG TAGACTCTGCCCCTCAGTCTTCTCCAGTGGGTCGCTGGCGATTTTTCATCAACCAGACCATTCGTCATCGTGACTCCCAGTCCAACCGTGAAGCCTCCACTCCTTCACCAGCAGGCGAGTGCCAGGGCCAGATTGAGCAAG CTTCAGACCATGAGGATTCACAGCAGTCAGACTCTCTGTCTGGAGTACATTTTTCTCCATGTTCCTCACTTCCAATGTCCTCTGTTCCTCCCTCCACTGTGTCTGTCCAAGCCTCGGGTTCTTCTGTCTCTATTCCTGGTACAGATGCCTTGGACTCCACCAGCTCTATTCCACCAATATTTCACATGTCCCCAGGAGATGCAGTCATTCAAGACATAGCAGCTGCCACCCAGCCAGGTTCGGTGAAAGGGTCTGCAACCACTATTCAAGCCACAGTCCCCAACCAAACCTCTTCTATTCATGTTGTAGGCTTTCCTGTGGCTGATCATGTCTATACCTTTGCATCTAGCAAGGAAATGAACATGGGTTCCAGTTTTGGCATAGGTTCTGAAGATGCTGCAGCTATAGTGCACAGCATGCCTGAAGATCAAAAGCCACTGTCTGGCAGTTTGGCTCAGAGCACCCTGTCATCTTGCACGTTAAATCATGGGGAACAAGTGCAGCAACTGCAGCAGTTACCCCACATGCCAACAATGCAGAAACCTGAGATACTCCAGCAAGGCCTGCAATCTCAACCACTCACAGAAGCCTATTCTGTACAGCTTCCACAGGGCAACACTGATCAATCCCAGATGCAGCAGCAGCTTCTGCTACAGCAACAACACTTGCTACAGACTAAGCCAATGGCAACAGTGTCCCAGTACACAGCCCATGACAAACGTTCTTCAGCTGCAGAGCAAAACATACAGCCCTGTCAAGCTGAGCACCCGGCATCTCATTTCCATCCAGTGCAGCAGTCAATTCTACAGCAAATCCCATACCAACAGGGACAGTCGGAACCTCCATTGGAACCACTAGGCCAGCAGAGTGTCCACTTACAGTCTCATGCCAGTCTGGAACAGATGCAGCTGCATGGTGTAGTGCAGCAGCAGGCAGTTCCACTGCAGCAGGAAACAGTGCTGCATCCTAAAGCACTGACCGTACAATCTCAGCAAAAATTAGAAACACAAGAACCCTTACTACATAGAGCACAGGCTCAGTCTTTGATCTCAAATCAGGTCCCTCCTGAGGAAACGCAACCCCTGCCCAAGCTAGAGCAGGTGCCTCAGCCTGCATTTCTGCTTGTGCAGAAGCAGCTCTCTGTCCAGGAGTTGGAATCAGAGCTCTCTACAGGACAGGTCACGGCCACAGATGACACATTCAGCCAGTCTGCTCCTTTGCAACCATTGTCTGAAgcctctctcccccctctctcactctcggaGACAGCTTTGCCAGCTCTGGCTCATGTGCTCTCCCCTTCTCCTGCCCAGCCTTCTTCAGTAGCTGAATCAGACAGTGAGGGCCCCCCAAAAATTGAGTTTGTTGACAACCGTATAAAGACACTGGATGAGAAGCTGAGGAATCTGCTCTATCAGGAGCACAGTGGTAGTGGGGCCACCATCTCCACCCACACTCCTGACCTGGCCCCCTCCTCAGCTACAGGTGCGGCGTCAGCCAGGGGAGAGGAATCATCTGAGTCTCACACATTGCCACCCTCCACCTTCACACTTCCTCCTGCCTGCTCTTCAGACACTTCTCCACATTCCTCCTCCTgcaccacctcctccaccacctctcgctcttcctccacctcatcagacagagaaagggagagaacaGGAGAAGACTGCATCGCCCAGAGTGCTCCAACCCCCGCCACTGCTGTGGAGCACCAACCTGCCTCATCCTTCTCCTCCACTTCCCCACcttgctccctcctttctcctCCACAGGAGACTGTGCCTGGACCTATATCTCCACCCAGTGAATCTACAGTCCTT GCTGTCCCTTCCCCTTCTGACAGTGCCGCCGTAGATGTCCTCCAGCATTCCTTCTCCCAGCAATCCCTTGCACCATCAgccagacagcagcagcagcagcagccacaGCACAATGCAGGAGGTGGATATTTTGGCCTAAACCTGACTTGTCCTAGTATCAGAAATCCTGTTAGCAAGAAATCCTGGACTCGAAAATTCAAAAGCTGGGCGTGCAAACTGCGCCACTCCACCAGCTTGTTCAAGAAGCCCAGAGTCCAGCAAG ATGAGAATTCTAGCAGTCAGGGAATGAAAGAGGACAGAGAGACTCCTTCAAATACCCAACCATGTTTGCACAGAGGACGTTTCCAG GTGACACCAGTCACCCAGCCTGAGGACCCCACTCCCACAGCGGATGTAGCTTCAAACCATAGGAATGTTCCCAAGACTGTGGGGCGCTTTTCCATCATAAAggcagaggagaaagaggagcaGCTCACCGACAGCTCGCCTGTCTCTCCAGACCTGGAGAAGGATAGGAGGAAGACCAAAGCGAAGGACGGAGAAAAAGATGAAAGTACAATCCCGGTGGGCTACCACCATCCACCACgtagtcacacacactctccaacaGGAAGCAGTGATGATGAGAGTGAGGTGGAGGACGAAGACCTGAGGAGGGAACTGCAGAAACTAAGAGAAAA ACACATTAAGGAGGTGGTGTCACTACAAGCACAGCAGAAGCAAGAACTACAGGAGCTCTACAGGCAACTGCGCAGCCTGAAAGATCGCTATCAGCCCCCTTCATCCCCTGCAACGTCACTGGCCATTTCCCCCCGCAGACCCCGCCCCTCCAAACCCAAACCCCGCCCTCGTCCTCATTCCCACACTGACAACAACGGAGTCACGCACCAAG GTTCTCTCCAGCAATCCAGCAGTTACTCCGGGGAAGAGCCAAACAGACTACACTCTTACTGCAAACCTGAAAAAACAGCTTCACTGATCTCTAAGACAG CCCAAGATTCATCCAATAGAGAGAACACCTTTACAGACAAACTGCACAAACTTGTAGATGATTGGACAAAGGAGGCCATTGGACCTGCCATCCCCAAACCTTCGCTCAATCAGCTCAAGCAAATTCAGCAAGTGCAAGATTTAGGTGGCTGGAACCAGCTCACTGAG GCTTCACCTGCAGCCTGGTTCCCCACAACTTCCCTAAACCCCAGGAGCACTCCCGTATCAGCCAGCAGCACAGGAGGCCATACGGTTCCAGCCTGCACTCAGTCATCCCTCCCTCCTGTGTCACAGCAGAGCCTCCACATGCAGACCCAGTCCTTTCAGCAGCTTCAGTATGGCCAGTCCAGCATGCCAGTCTCTAGTGTACCCACCTCTCTGGCACCCCACTCCACTCCTTCCTGTACATCCATGCCAGCCCCACCAACCACCATCGCCTCCACCTCCACAGCTTCAGTCTACTCTTGCTCCTCCACAAATGCGTGA